ATaagtcaaacacacactgggAACATGATCTCCTATGAGGACCTGAGCTACAGCAGGTCTGCTCGGTTCTAACGGGGCAGAGAGTCAACGGGGTCACTACTCAGTTCAGGGACTAAAGGGTTAAAACATGACGGAAGATCCTGAAACATGTGACGTCCCTGATTGGGTGTTGAGGTCCTGAAGGGGgcgctctcctctcctgttaGAGTCCAGAATCAGATATGGCTGCAAGAAGAACCGGGTTCTGGTCCTCCTGAACGGGTATTCTTAAAGGTCGTGGATCAGATTGGATGTGGTCCGTCTGTCCCTCCGGTTTGAAGCTCAGGAAGACGGACGGATGACGTGCTCTCCTGAGAACGctcttcacttcctgtttgtgctGAATCGTCTCCGTGTTGTTGAAGGTAAAATCTTCTCTAAAGCTCCACGTTGGTACGCTCACGGTGGATCAAGACTTTGGTGGTTTTGACGTGTAAGCTGTGATTAACGTCGGGAGGTTTGTGACGGCGGGTCCAGCTCGGAGAATGTAAAGTCCAGAGCAGAATACAAGACTTTCAAAACCTCAGAGTCCCAGACATTTACTGATTACAAGAGGACTCCTGGACTTTGTTTGGTTCTGTTAAATGGAGCCCGGTTAGTCTGGTTAGTTTAGCCTGGTGTCAAGCTGCCAATCAAACTGGACCGAGACCGACCCAAAAAGGAGGTTCTCAGTCCGGGTCCAAGCGAACTCTGGTGGTTCGTTTGTGGTCTTGAAACCAAAGAGACCAACCACAGGATTTTATGACGGCAGATCAGTGACTTTAAACTACTCGTCAGGACACTTCCTGATCTGTGTCGGCCATGTTTGTTTGCAGTTTAAAAAGACGTATCGGGAACTCAAGTCTTGTAGTCTGAACTGGACTTTTAGTGCACCAGCGGTTTATTTTTCCCAGAGTGAGTGAGCGTCCGTCTGGTCCCTGAAGTGGAAAGTACACCTCGACAGCTTGATACGATCAGGAAGCGCCACAACACCGAAATCTGAGCGTGGAAGTGCCATCACTCTGCTAACAGGAAGTCAGACTTTTCAGTTTAGTTTGGAACGGTAGATTCGCTGCCAGACTTCCAGTGAGACGTTGAGACGAGGATCAGGATGAGGAGGGGGGGACAGACTGTGACCCTGAACCAGGTTTTAAAGGGAATCATGTGGACTCTTGAGCTGATAAAATCTTCTTATATATTATCTAAAAATAAAGAAGTGAGATTCTATTACAAACTGAAACAAACTATCTGAGATCACACAGTTCCTGTTGCTGCCGcggttgttgttgtagttgtcgTTTGTCTGGCGGAGGTCGAGTCCGGAGGTCGGGTCCGGAGGTGGACtgagacggacagaaacagGACAGGACGACACACAGACCAGCCGGAGGACtagtcgtcgtcgtcgtcgtcgtcgtcatcATCCTCGCCTTCATCGTCCacgtctctcttcctcttctctccctgaACGCCGGCCTTATCTTCtgcacggagagagagagagaaccaatcagaggagagcgaccatagacatatatacgtAGACCCGGCATTGACTCCTGGATCGTACGTCAACATGGGCGCCATATTTGACCGtcaagactggcctgtaacccttTACAAGTGAACGGAggagctgctgtttttctggataaaaaacGATTTCAATGTCTTGCCAGGTCTAAtgtggcgcccacgttgacatATCACCGCAACGGGCTGAAGCGTCcaatgcggcgtctatgtatCTATGTCTATGAGAGACGGGATGCCACAAAAACCCCATGATGCTTCactcaccttcctcctcctcctctgcataGTCATCCTCGTCGTCGTCCTCGTCCTTAGAGGAAGCGACagaagatgaggaagaagagTTTCGCTTCagtgactttcaaaataaaagatgcACTACTATTAGAAGCAGCTGGTTTCTGATTGGACAACACTAACGAAGCTCTTAATCTATTCACGTCTACATCATGTGACCAGGCCGACCTCCATCAGACCGACTCTGACGGCTTTGGTTGTTAAATACATCAATATGAAgggaaaatgtaattttagaaaatataacaataaatttcttctatttttttattggcTTCACAAAGAGGATACAAATAGGAAAAATTAGACATATTGGTTGAtataaatttataaaatatcCTCTTATTTGTGATTTAAATTTTTCCCTTTTGAAAAAAACTGGTTTAATATGTAAAATCTAGAAAAACGTCTTacataatataaacaaatattgttttttataaagaaatgttataaaaagaaacattttgcCCTTAAAATTATtctaaaaagactaaaactattGTACACAATGTACAGATTTtattaagtattattattataattgttgAGTTTAGAAAatcaaaatgcccaaaaaaggcctttatttttttaatccaaaaTGAGACGAAAGTCTGTTTCCTGTTTACCAACAACTGTCCTCAGAGGCGGCCATTTTGGTGCTGAACCTGGTCAAGAACATGGTCACACCAGAAGTCCCACCCGAAGTCGATCCACCACACCGGCTCAGTTCAGATCAGGCACAGAACTGGACCCAGAGAACTGTATTCATTACTGGACTCACTCAGAGTACTGGACTCACTACGGGACTCGGGGGTACGGGACTCATTACGGGACTCGGGGGGAATTGGACTCATTGCAGGACTCCGGGGTACGGGACTCTGGGGTACGGGACTCAGGGGTACTGGACTCGGGGGTACTGGACTCGGGGGTGCTGGACTCGGGGTGCTGGACTCGGGGTACTGGACTCGGGGTACTGGACTCGGGGTACTGGACTGCTCACTAGTTGTTAGAGCACTTAGTGTTTAAGTGGCACTCTGTTCACTCTGAGGTTGTTTTTGGAAAGTCAAACCTGGATcagtaaaacaggaagtaaactggtTCCGTTCACTGCCTGGTCTGGACAGATGCATCATGGGAGCCGGCTGTGGATCGACCTGCAGGCTGCAGCACACCTGACCCACCTGATTGGCTCGGTTCACCTGCAAGCTCAACcccacctctcctccctccgagccgtcctcatcctcatcttcgTCGTCCTCCTCGTCGAAGTCGCCGGTCGGCCTGGCTCCGTCCTCGCCGTCCTCGTCTGTGAACACAGAGACCACGTTCAGACAGAGGGGAGGGGGTGTACTGGTCATACCAGTCTCTCCACCGGACACGCACCGTCGTCTTCGGCCTCGGAATCGGGCGCCTCGTTGTCATCCTGGTCGAAGCCGTCCAGGTAGGTCACCTGAGGCAGCAGCTCGAACACGCTCTCCCGGTAGTCCTCCAGGGACGTGATCTCACAGTTGAACAGGTCCAGACTCTGCAGGCTCTTCAGGTTTTGCTGCAGCAGGAAACATCGTGTTAACATGTTGGCACGTTAGCGACTGATGATAGTAATGTTtcccctttaaaacacatttagacTGATtcataaacatcataaaaaagaatgtatattaataagaagtgaaagtcaatagtttgtttcattgcaacatcagcagcagagctacgcttccgccattttggactgaaagcgactaccagacgccagtcaaacgtccgcctacaaaatTAAAACtatattatttctattctattgtcagattctactgaaatgtcctgtgttgaacaataaaatattataaatataagtgttttcagtccaaaatggtgaaatattttattgatccATGTGGGGAAATTACAGTTgttccattttagaataaaaatatatataaacatagagaaGTGTTGTGTgcattatcaaaaataaatgtaaatatgaaaTTATCAAAGAAATCACAAATTTAAGTATAGAGGACATCAGATTACTGCATACCATTTAATTTTttgaatgaatacatttttacatttttaattaataataaaataattttcagttccatgttctgtcatctattattccattacttttcctgatgttttagatttttgccGTGGTATTgtttcagtatcggtatcgagatatttaggcagggtatcgTATTGAAGTTACTTGAAGAACAAACAGAAGCATCTGAATTGAGAAACAGCTACCGTCTTTCTGTActtaatgattattattattattatttttttaaatctaatattCCTGTGTCCACAATGTTAAGATGTTACGTACATGAATTTAAAGACAGGAAacaaaagagtgtgtgtgtgtgtgtgtgtgtgtgtgtgtgtgtgtgtgtgtgtgtgtgtgtgtgtgtgtgtctgaccagCGCCTCCACGTTGCTCAGCTCCTTGATCTTGTTCCCGCTCAGGTTGAGGTAGGTCAGGTTGGGACATTTCTCTGACAGTGTCTCCAGAGATCCAGACAGGTTGTTGTCACTCAGCTCCAACTGACGGCACAGAGTACGAAGGGTTAACCACGAGATGATCCGTATGGTTACCTAGGTTACTGTAGGGTTAACCATGGATGATCCACAcggttactacagttactataGGGTTAACCACGGGATGATCCACACGGTTACTATAGGATTAACCACGGGATGATCCACACGGTTACTACGGTTACTATAGGATTAACCATTGGATGATCCACCGGTTACTACGGTTACTATAGGGTTaaaccagcagagctacacactgacacactgatatgTGAGGAAGTCTGAGTTACATTAATTTAATGGTTTTCAATTACTAGAGCTGTCAGTTAACACAATaacaacatgttaacgcaaattcattttagtGCCACAaatgtctttaacgcattaacgcaacttgagatttttaggttgtagcgggctcagtgttaGTGTGGCTAGTGGttttatatgaaactagaaaaaacctgatgaatccatcggtaccaaccatgtcatacttgcttgtcatgaaggaggttaaataacgctccaaacttgtgctacattttggtgaggaaaacggtcatggccattttcaaaggggtcccttgacctctgacctccagatatgtgaatgtaaatgggttctattggtacccacgagtctcccctttacagacatgcccactttatgataatcacatgcagtttggggcaagtcatagtcaagtcagcacactgacagctgttgttgcctgttgggctgcagtttgccatgttatgatttgagcatattgttttatgctaaatgcaactcgtgagggtttctggacaatatctgtcattgttttgtcatAAAGCAGCTTATTTGTCGACTCCcgttttgataagagtattaaatacctgacaaatctccctttaaggtacattttgaaaagataaaaagaatATGTGACTGAATTAACTTAAATATAGTGCTGACTGATCTGTGATCAGCTCCTATCTCAGTGTACCTCTGGATGTATAACTATCACTGGACTACTGTGATActgaaggaaactgatgaaaCATGAGGGTTTGTTTTCTTCTCTGATTTCTAAGTGGATTTATGGACGTTCGATGATGGACATCAGAGATGATGACGTCACACTGGATGATATCAACATGTgtttcttgtgtttgtgtgtatgtgtgtgttaccttgTGTAGTTTGGGCAGTGAGGGCAGCTTGGCCAGCGAGCTCAGACCCACGTTGACCATACTGAGGAACTCCAGCTCTGCGAAGGCGTCCGTCAGTCCTTCAACCTCCCCGTCCGCGGAGCGACTGTTGTCCACCACCAGCTCCGCTatctgacacacagacagacggagacagagagacattaGTACTGTAGGCTTTAGAGTTGCTCCACACACCAAACTCAACACAAACAAGTGTAATTTTAAGTTTCTCTTTATTGAGACTGttttaacttttgttttaaACTCATGTCACAGGACCTCCAGCTGTCTGTCGGTGTGTTCAGTCTGAACTGATTAAGTGATTAAACCTGCTGAAGTCAGAGCTGCAACCATTAGTCCATTATTAATCCATATTCAATCAACAGTAAATTAATctgaaactattttgataattgaataatCGTTTGAATCTATTTTCTGTTCTAAGTTTCTTTAAATGTGAGGATGTGCTGCTGTTCTTTGACATATATGATGATAAATTCACTGATCTTAGAGAGAAATTGTAAATGACACTTTTTAATTTCACTGTTTAATAGAATTAACGTCTTAattgattaatggagaaaataacaaattaatcattaaaataattgcaGCCTTCATTGAAGTGAATGTAGATcactgaggtcagaggtcaacaacAAATGTCTCATTAAAGACATATTAAGATATTGAATTTAGTATGTATCTGCATTGATTGACAGGTGTCAATCAATCCTATCGTAACCCACCTTGGTGGTTCCTGCTCACTGAGACTAAACAAGCAGATATATCAGTTTATTACAGATATATCAGTATCAGTTTATATATCAGTTTATTACAGATATATCAGTTTATTACAGATATATCAGTTTATTACAGATATATCAGTTTATTACCGATATATCAGTTTATTACAGATATCAGTATCAGTGTATATATCAGTTTATTACAGATGTATCAGTTTATTACAGATATATCAGTTTATTGCAGATATATCAGTTTATTACAGATGTATCAGTTTATTACAGATGTATCAGTTTATTACAGATATATCAGTTTATTGCAGATATATCAGTTTATTACAGATATATCAGTATCAGTGTATATATCAGTTTATTACAGATATATCAGTATCAGTGTATATATCAGTTTATTACAGATGTATCAGTTTATTACAGATGTATCAGTTTATTACAGATGTATCAATTTATTACAGATGTATCAATTTATTACAGATATATCAGTATCAGTGTATATATCAGTTTATTACAGATATATCAGTATATTACagatatgtaatgttttatacttctggtgaatataatccaatcaatcttatttccatagatgtattttgtatatacagttccctttgctaacaccttattttgaaaactggacgtaCTCCCacatgtctacttcctctaacttctccaaggtggtctctagctctcccgtcagctccgttctctttatccatccatggtcagctccatcggggccgtttcaatgcatttaacataaatgtcagtatctgggtgctctacagttgtagcgtcggcccatttgaccacggagacgagagtgaCGGCCGACTCGACCGCAatgttaccgcgatacgataacgctttgtgtccgtgacagagttagcatgcagctttagccgtgatgtctagctctgctttactgttaatgtgtgaacccaaagtgtttccatcctttactggatgtgtagtgtttaccacgctggatttaacatgtgaaggTGCAGGTCggatccacgctgaccctccgacGTTTTacactttctcgtttcggcttgctgcggtttgttttggttgacggatacggaacggatacgacgtcacgttactcagactacaacaataagagcggtaacttcctttctacctccacatagactcaaatgaagtattgattctggcattaaaaaacatctatttcaaTATCGTAAAAACTAAAATCATGATACATAGCTTAATCAATTTGTTCCCAActctaatatatataataactaataattaacAGATGGAGGCTCCCAGTGTGGAGGACTTTGTTCAGACTGGTGGCCGCTTTTATTTCAGAGTTCCTCTGGATCTCCTGCTTATGTAACCAGCAGAGAGTCCAACAGAGTCCAACAGGGTCCAACAGTCTAATAGAGACTATCAGAGTCCAACAGGGTCTAATAGAGACTACCAGGGTCCAACAGAGTCTAATAGAGTCTAACAGGGTCCAACGGGGTCTAATAGAGACTAACAGGGTCCATGAGAGTCTGATAGAGTCTGATAGAGACTAACAGGGTCCAACAGGGTCTAATAGAGTCCAACACAGTGTAATAGAGACTAACAGAGTCTAATAGAGTCTAACAGGGTCCAACAGAGTCTAATAGAGTCTAACAGGGTTCAACAGAGTCTAATAGAGACTAAACGGGGCTAACATGGTCTAACAGGGTCTAATAGAGTCCAATAGAGACTAACATGGTCTAACAGAGTCCAACAGGGTCTAACAGGGTCTAATAGAGTCCAATAGAGACTAACATGGTCTAACAGAGTCTAATAGAGTCCAACAGGGTCTAACAGGGTCTAATAGAGTCCAATAGAGACTAACATGGTCTAACAGAGTCTAATAGAGTCCAACAGGGTCTAACAGAGTCTAATAGAGACTAACATGGTCTAATAGAGTCTAGCTGAGCTTCAGCCTGCAGCCATCAATGAAGACGCCACCATTACACACTACGAGGGGGGGTGTAACCTACTATAATCTACatccactctgtgtgtgtgtgtgtgtgtgtgtgtgtgtgtgtgtgtgtgtgtgtgtgtgtgtgtgcggtgggGGTTGTCTActgagcacacacatacaccatcTGCCGACATCCCCCCAGTTCATAAAACATGACACCAGTGAGACCAGTGAGACCAGTATGAGTAGAGTTAGTGATTCACAGCCTGGATTCAGTCTGAACCGGGACCACatcggctgtgtgtgtgtgtgtgtgtgtgtgtgcgtgtgcgtgtgtgtgtgtgttatttaacGGAAGCTGATCGGTTGGCAGTCCGGTTATATAATttaagcgcacacacacacacggaggtcTAACTGCTTCATACAGAGAAAACAACCCTAACAACACCGtgttttcttattattaataaaccTTCTAATAGATGTGACGTCATCTATCCGttatattaatttaacggaCAGTAATCCATCAACGGTTAATGTGTATGCCGTTAAAACCTCGTCCGGTAACAGTAACGCCATTTtgttctacacacacacacacacacacacacacggtagaCGCGTTACGGTAACGGACCGTTTCTGGCTTCGTGGAACAGAAACATTCGTCGATatcaaacacagaaaaaaaccgTCGAAAACCGCCGTTAATCCGCTTTCTGTAAGTCGGTAACGCGTTACTACCGAGCGCACGAGCTGCCCGGACTCAAAATGTTTCTGACCTCAGTCCGCCACCGGGCACCGTGAAATgtccacacaaaaaaactaaaaaaaagacattaaattTACTATTAAACCGGATTTAACGGGAGAAGTTCGGTTTAACGGTCATAAACGAGCCGTTTGCGTCGAAGTTTTAAAAAGCCGTTGGCGACTTAAAATGTCCGCTgctcagagagagacggagcacCGGATGAGACTGGATGTCGTTGTTGATGTTAAACGGGGACACACACGCAGTGTTTACCGGGGAGCAAAAGCACCGGGAATCACCGGTAAAAACACCCGCTCTCATAACAAAccgttaatttatttattcggttgttttgtgtcgtttaaACTCCTCCGAGCGGCCGCTGGATGATTAAAAGTTACACTTATTTAAGTCCGTGGGTGTTTTTTTAGACGATTTAACGGAACCGTGCGGGCTCCGGTTGAGGAAGAACCGTCCGTTAGTTGAACTAGTGTTTAACGGGAGGCTCCGTGACAGAGCGGAGAACTcaccggagaggaggaggagatgcctCCATCACTCCGAGGTCTCCGCCGGTAGTTCATCAAACTCAACCCGGGTAGATGAGCGCGTTAACGGACTGTGAACTCGCTCCTCGGTGGTGTTTTCGCGGTTACCGGAGCTCCGTGTGATGAGCACCGGGGGGATCTCCGGTCCTCATCACCTCCGGGGCTACTTCAGGCAATAATTTATAGATAACCGGACTCACCTCTGCCGGGCTCCGGTTCCTCAGCTCCAGGGTGATCCTCTTCTTCATGTCCATGCTGAGCCGTGTCTTGGTGTCTCGGTGATGTGCCGGTTTAACGGTTAACGGGAGTCCCGGGATCAGAGCGCgagctgctctcctctctgatgGCCTCGCGCTGCCTACTGATCCTCCATGATACCTCGCGCCCTGCCCCCTCCCCCCGCGAGGCCCCGCCCACCGAGGCGCTCGGGGTTGGCCGCGCGTAACTCCGCGGCCTCTGATTTGACGACGGGGCACGTCAATCAGGACTGAGCGGCCATAATCCAACGAGCTGGGCGGGAAGATCCTCAGAGCCAGCGGCCGCCAGTGAGGCCTCACGGGAGTTGTAgtttaatattattaaaataatctttatgtagttacacacacacacacacacacacacacacacacatatatatatatatataaatatacaaaaataaatcaatatcaataataaatatatatatatatatatgtagatatatgtgtatatgtatatacacatatctatacatataaaaaataaattatattatattttacatatatgtaaattataatcatgaatttttttatttaaatgaaaaaataagtgaatataataatacataattttttaatatatacatatataatgcaTTGATtctaatttataatatataaaatcaatgtattttatttatatatattagataagtaaattaatatcaataatacatgtttttattatatatatatatatatacacatatatataatacattgaTCATAATTTTCATATAAGTAAATTATaattatgcattttttatttatatatattaaatgaaaaaattagtgaatataataatacataattatttattatatatacatatataatgcattgattataatttatgttatataaattataatcaatgcatttttatttatatattaaattaaaaaataaattcatataataaatattttgtattatatacatatataatgcattgattataatttatatacagtatatgtaaattataatctatgcattttttatttatatataataaaaaaaattttttttatataattaatattttcattatatatgtatgtaatacattgattataatttatttatatataaataaattataatcaattcattatttatttatatatatatataaaataaaaaataattaatttaagtaATAATCAACTTTttattatattgatatatatatatatatacacatatacatactgtatataaaacagAAGTTTTAGAAAATGGAAATGTGAACAAAATATGTTAAAACTTTCAAAAAGTCTTTGATAGAATTAAGCTGCTTGTATGATTTTACTTTTTGAAAATGTTAATTATGTTGAATTTATtccatttaaattttttttatcttattatcattatcaatgagccacactgaaGCAGAACTCAGTGAAATTATTACCAACTTTAAGCTTCTGAATAAAATAATTTCAGCTGTGGTCGTAGTTCAACACTTGAACGCCTCGTGCCGAGTTCAGGTTTCGCTGTGTGAAAGCATCAAAACACAACTGACAAgttgaaaaaaacaagtgtttatATTTCAGATTACCAATGCAGgca
This Sebastes fasciatus isolate fSebFas1 chromosome 17, fSebFas1.pri, whole genome shotgun sequence DNA region includes the following protein-coding sequences:
- the anp32e gene encoding acidic leucine-rich nuclear phosphoprotein 32 family member E isoform X1, translating into MDMKKRITLELRNRSPAEIAELVVDNSRSADGEVEGLTDAFAELEFLSMVNVGLSSLAKLPSLPKLHKLELSDNNLSGSLETLSEKCPNLTYLNLSGNKIKELSNVEALQNLKSLQSLDLFNCEITSLEDYRESVFELLPQVTYLDGFDQDDNEAPDSEAEDDDEDGEDGARPTGDFDEEDDEDEDEDGSEGGEVGLSLQVNRANQSLKRNSSSSSSVASSKDEDDDEDDYAEEEEEEDKAGVQGEKRKRDVDDEGEDDDDDDDDDD
- the anp32e gene encoding acidic leucine-rich nuclear phosphoprotein 32 family member E isoform X2 produces the protein MDMKKRITLELRNRSPAEIAELVVDNSRSADGEVEGLTDAFAELEFLSMVNVGLSSLAKLPSLPKLHKLELSDNNLSGSLETLSEKCPNLTYLNLSGNKIKELSNVEALQNLKSLQSLDLFNCEITSLEDYRESVFELLPQVTYLDGFDQDDNEAPDSEAEDDDEDGEDGARPTGDFDEEDDEDEDEDGSEGGESLKRNSSSSSSVASSKDEDDDEDDYAEEEEEEDKAGVQGEKRKRDVDDEGEDDDDDDDDDD
- the anp32e gene encoding acidic leucine-rich nuclear phosphoprotein 32 family member E isoform X4; amino-acid sequence: MDMKKRITLELRNRSPAEIAELVVDNSRSADGEVEGLTDAFAELEFLSMVNVGLSSLAKLPSLPKLHKLELSDNNLSGSLETLSEKCPNLTYLNLSGNKIKELSNVEALQNLKSLQSLDLFNCEITSLEDYRESVFELLPQVTYLDGFDQDDNEAPDSEAEDDDEDGEDGARPTGDFDEEDDEDEDEDGSEGGEDEDDDEDDYAEEEEEEDKAGVQGEKRKRDVDDEGEDDDDDDDDDD
- the anp32e gene encoding acidic leucine-rich nuclear phosphoprotein 32 family member E isoform X3, with translation MDMKKRITLELRNRSPAEIAELVVDNSRSADGEVEGLTDAFAELEFLSMVNVGLSSLAKLPSLPKLHKLELSDNNLSGSLETLSEKCPNLTYLNLSGNKIKELSNVEALQNLKSLQSLDLFNCEITSLEDYRESVFELLPQVTYLDGFDQDDNEAPDSEAEDDDEDGEDGARPTGDFDEEDDEDEDEDGSEGGEVGLSLQVNRANQDEDDDEDDYAEEEEEEDKAGVQGEKRKRDVDDEGEDDDDDDDDDD